The following DNA comes from Micromonospora chokoriensis.
CGGGGTGTCGTTGCCCTCGCCGTCCTTGGCCGGGGTGCCGCTCTTGCTGTCGTTGCTGTCGTTGCCGCTCTCGCCGCTCTTGTCGTCCTTGCCGGGGCCACTGCCGTTCGCGGGGATGCCGCCCTTGCCGGGGCCGCTGCCGTTCGCAGGGATGCCGTTCTTCGCGGGGACGCCGTTCTTGGCCGTGGTGCTGTCCGGGGCAGGGGCGGCCGCCGTGCGGTCGGTCTCCGCGGGGCTCTCGCCGGAGCGGGTGTCGGAGGAACGAGCTGGCTGGGCTGGGGCACCCGCCGCGGATGCGGCAGCAGGTCGGCTCTCGGCGTCCGAGTCGGCGGGGGTGGGCCGGGCCTTCCCGGTCCCGGGCTGTCCGCTGGTCATGCTGCCGGGCTCGCCGTCCTGAGCTGCTGACGGAGGAAGTCGATGTCGGCCGCCTGGCCTTCCACACCGCCCGGTGTCTCGACGACCACCGGTGCCCCGGCCGCCCGGATCACCGCGACGACCAGCTCCGGGTCGATCGTGCCGCCGTCGAGGTTGTCGTGCCGGTCCTGGCCGGAGTTGAACCCGCCCTTGGAGTTGTTGGCGTGCACCAGGTCGATCCGCCCGGTGATCGCCTTGACGCGGTCGACGAGGCCGAGCAGCTCCTCGCCACCCGCGTACGCGTGGCAGGTGTCCAGGCAGAAGCCGACCTCGTAGTCGCCCACGGCGTCCCAGAGCCGGGCGAGGGCGTCCAGTCGCCGGGCGCACGCGTTGTCACCGCCGGCGGTGTTCTCGATCAGGACCGGCACGCCGAAGCCACCGGAGTCGGCCGCGTACGCGAATGTCTTGCGCCAGTTGTCGAAGCCGACGGCCAGGTCGTCCCCGGCGTTGACGTGGCCGCCGTGGACGATCAGGCCCTTGGCCCCGATCGAGGTGGCCGCGTTGGCGTGCCCGAGCAGCAGCTTCCGGCTGGGGATCCGGATGCGGTTGTTGAGCGTGGCGACGTTGATGACGTACGGCGCGTGCACGTACAGGTCGACCTCGGCCGTGCGTAGCCGCTCGGCGTCCTCCCGCGGCTTGGGCGCCTTCCATCCCTGTGGATCGGCGAGGAAGAACTGCACGGTGTCGGCGGACCGGGCGGCCGCCTCCGCCAGCGGGTCGGTCGAATCGACGTGGGCTCCGATACGCATGCGAGCGAGCCTACGTCGCGACCCTGACCGGCGGGCGACGGCCGGGCGGTGTCGCGGGGCGGTCGCGTCACCGGCCGGACCGACGATCGTTGATGCGTGTGAACCGGCGACCAGTGCCCGGGGCCTCCGGCGGCGTGAATGTGCCGTCGCAGGCGACCGGTGGGTCGACGGCCGACAGCGAGGTCACCTCCGCCGTGCGGCCCGGCGCGGCGGAGGAGACCCCGCATCGCAGACGACTACCGATGAAAATCTCGGCAATTTGTGCTTTTCCCCCCGACAAGGTACGAGTGCTGTTGTATCGTCAGGTAACAACACGATAAAGCTCCGCGGGGCGTCTTCGGTCCAACCTCATCGGTGTGGTCGTTCCTCCCCAGGTCCCACCCAAGGAATGCGGACCAGACGCCTCGCGGCCTCGTAGACGGGGGTCCATCAACGGCCGGCAGGCGGCCGAACGGTGGACCCCCGTCGGCATGTCCGCGTGCGGACCCCACCACCCCGGGCATGATCGTTGAGACCGGGTATCCTGGTCAGGTTGTCCGCGTCCGGCCGGGTTCCCCCGGCGCGTGCGGACAGCGACACAAGACCTCCTGCCACGGAAGGACCGTGGCCGCTTAGCCCACAGGAGGTGAGCACGTCTTGCGTCATTACGAGATCATGGTGATCCTCGACCCCAGCCTCGAGGAACGCACCGTCGCCCCGTCGCTCGACACGTACCTGAACGTGATTCGGACCGCGGGTGGCTCGGTTGAGAAGACCGACGTGTGGGGCCGCCGGCGCCTCGCGTACGAGATCAACAAAAAGGCAGAGGGCATCTACGCCGTCGTCGACCTGCAGGCCACGCCTGCTGCGGTGGCCGAGCTGGACCGTCAGCTGCGACTCAACGAGTCCGTGCTGCGCACCAAGGTCCTCCGACCGGAAATGCGCTGAGCCTTCAACCCCCGGTTCGTCCGGATCAGCCTCCGCGACTCTGTCAGAGGGCTCTGGCAGCCTGTACGACGAGACGCTGAGTGCGCGAGGAGATGGTCATGGCAGGAGACACCACCATCACGGTCATCGGCAATCTGACCGATGACCCCGAGTTGCGGTTCACCCCCTCCGGGGCTGCGGTCGCCAAGTTCCGAGTCGCTTCGACGCCCCGTTTCATGGACAAGGCGTCGAACGAATGGAAGGACGGCGAGCCGCTGTTCCTCGCGTGCACCGTCTGGCGTCAGGCCGCCGAGCACGTCGCCGAGTCGCTGCAGCGCGGCGCCCGGGTGATCGTGTCGGGCCGGCTGCGTCAGCGGTCGTACGAGACCCGCGAGGGCGAGAAGCGCACCGTCATCGAGCTTGAGGTCGACGAGATCGGCCCGTCGCTGCGCTACGCCACGGCGAAGGTGCAGAAGATGTCCCGCTCCGGCGGCGGTGGCGGCGGCTTCGGTGGCGGTGGTGGTGGCAACCAGGGCGGCGGCGGAGGCAACTTCGACGACCCCTGGGCTTCGGCCGCTCCCTCTCCCGCGCGTGCCGGTTCGGGCGCCAATTATGACGAGGAGCCACCGTTCTAATGGCGCCGAGCGCCCGCGATCGCAAACCAGGAGCACGTGCAATGGCCAAGGCTGCGGCACTTCGCAAGCCGAAGAAGAAGGTGAACCCGCTCGACAAGGACGGGATCACCTATATCGATTACAAGGACACCGCGCTGCTGCGCAAGTTCATCTCCGACCGCGGCAAGATCCGCGCTCGACGGGTGACCGGCGTGACCTCGCAGCAGCAGCGGCAGATCGCCCGCGCGGTCAAGAACGCCCGTGAGATGGCGCTCCTGCCGTACACGGCCACCACCCGCTGAGAGGAGGCACCGATATGAAGATCATCCTGACTCAGGAAGTGTCCGGCCTCGGTGCCCCGGGCGACATCGTCGAGGTCAAGAACGGCTACGGCCGTAACTACCTGCTGCCGCAGGGCTTCGCGATCGCCTGGACCAAGGGCGCGGAAAAGCAGGTCACGGTCATCAAGCGGGCCCGTTCGGCCCGCGAGATCCGCGACCTCGACCACGCCAACGAGGTCAAGGCTCAGCTCGAGGGTCTCAAGGTCAACCTGAAGGTCCGCGCCGGCGACGGCGGACGGCTCTTCGGCTCGGTCACTCCGGCCGAGATCGTGGACGCCGTCAAGGCGGCCAGCGGCCCGGTCCTCGACCGTCGCCGGCTGGAGGTGCCCGGTCACATCAAGTCGACCGGCAGCTACCCGGTGAAGATCAAGCTGCACCCTGAGGTGACCGCGTCGTTCAACCTGAACGTCGTTCAGGGCTGACGTCCGCAACACCACAACGAGGGCCCGCACCGAGCAATCGGTGCGGGCCCTCGTGCGTACATCGTCAGTCGACCCCGTCGGGCCTGTGGGCACATCCGAGCCGGGCAGCCGTTACCCCGTAAGGCCTGTCTCATAAGAACTGGCCGGCCTGCGGCGGGCCCGAGCGACGCCCGGCGGCGTTTGGGTTTCGTCCGGATACCACACCGGTATCCGGACGAAACCGCGCCTTGCCGGATCCCCGCCCGGACTCCGCCTCGGCTCGACCGCCGTTATGAAACAGGCCTTGGGCCCGTCACCCGATCGGCTGGCCGGTCACCGCGCTGATCAGCACCG
Coding sequences within:
- a CDS encoding deoxyribonuclease IV, whose amino-acid sequence is MRIGAHVDSTDPLAEAAARSADTVQFFLADPQGWKAPKPREDAERLRTAEVDLYVHAPYVINVATLNNRIRIPSRKLLLGHANAATSIGAKGLIVHGGHVNAGDDLAVGFDNWRKTFAYAADSGGFGVPVLIENTAGGDNACARRLDALARLWDAVGDYEVGFCLDTCHAYAGGEELLGLVDRVKAITGRIDLVHANNSKGGFNSGQDRHDNLDGGTIDPELVVAVIRAAGAPVVVETPGGVEGQAADIDFLRQQLRTASPAA
- the rpsF gene encoding 30S ribosomal protein S6; translated protein: MRHYEIMVILDPSLEERTVAPSLDTYLNVIRTAGGSVEKTDVWGRRRLAYEINKKAEGIYAVVDLQATPAAVAELDRQLRLNESVLRTKVLRPEMR
- a CDS encoding single-stranded DNA-binding protein, which gives rise to MREEMVMAGDTTITVIGNLTDDPELRFTPSGAAVAKFRVASTPRFMDKASNEWKDGEPLFLACTVWRQAAEHVAESLQRGARVIVSGRLRQRSYETREGEKRTVIELEVDEIGPSLRYATAKVQKMSRSGGGGGGFGGGGGGNQGGGGGNFDDPWASAAPSPARAGSGANYDEEPPF
- the rplI gene encoding 50S ribosomal protein L9; translation: MKIILTQEVSGLGAPGDIVEVKNGYGRNYLLPQGFAIAWTKGAEKQVTVIKRARSAREIRDLDHANEVKAQLEGLKVNLKVRAGDGGRLFGSVTPAEIVDAVKAASGPVLDRRRLEVPGHIKSTGSYPVKIKLHPEVTASFNLNVVQG
- the rpsR gene encoding 30S ribosomal protein S18; the encoded protein is MAKAAALRKPKKKVNPLDKDGITYIDYKDTALLRKFISDRGKIRARRVTGVTSQQQRQIARAVKNAREMALLPYTATTR